The following coding sequences are from one Acidobacteriota bacterium window:
- a CDS encoding GNAT family N-acetyltransferase → MEFEVRRAGPGDAGTLAAFQAAMALETERKVLDPERVEKGVGHILDHPERGYYLVAEAGGRPVGCLMVLYEWSDWRDGEVLWVHSVYVVPGFRGAGAFREMFGRVKREAGRRADVHGIRLYVERDNRTAAAVYRHCGMDDGHYRLFEWMKE, encoded by the coding sequence ATGGAATTCGAGGTTCGCAGGGCCGGGCCCGGTGACGCCGGGACCCTGGCGGCGTTTCAGGCCGCCATGGCGCTCGAGACCGAAAGGAAGGTTCTGGACCCGGAGCGGGTGGAAAAGGGGGTCGGGCATATCCTCGATCACCCCGAACGGGGGTATTACCTGGTGGCGGAAGCGGGCGGGCGTCCCGTCGGCTGCCTGATGGTGCTCTACGAATGGAGCGACTGGCGCGACGGCGAGGTGCTCTGGGTCCACTCGGTGTACGTGGTCCCCGGTTTCCGGGGCGCGGGCGCATTCAGGGAGATGTTCGGCCGGGTGAAGCGGGAGGCCGGGCGGCGGGCGGACGTCCACGGGATCCGGCTCTACGTGGAGCGCGACAACCGCACTGCCGCCGCCGTTTACCGGCACTGCGGCATGGACGACGGGCACTACCGGCTGTTCGAATGGATGAAGGAATAG
- a CDS encoding DNA topoisomerase VI subunit B: MAERQREISISEFFSKNRHLLGFDNPQKALLTAVKEAVDNSLDACEEAGFLPSIRIAIRQVGEDRFRVSVEDNGPGIVKAQIPKIFGKLLYGSKFHTLKQARGQQGIGISAAGMYGLLTTGKSIVITSRTGAGKPAHYYEIQIDTRKNTPQIITDRIIDWEPPHGTRVEIELIGTYKKGRHSVEDYVRQTAIANPHCEIFYTPPDADEPMHLVRGSDLLPPEPREIRPHPYGVELGVLIRMMKETSARQLGAALQKDFSRVSAKIAAEICKAAGLRPSANPHTLQGQETERLYKAINGVKIMSPATNCLSPIGEEQILAGLRKEIDADFFTAITRAPAVYRGNPFQIEVGLAYGGRLPGDELVDLLRFANRVPLQYQQSACAITKAVLGIDWRSYGLPQSKGALPTGPVALFVHMASVWVPFTSESKESVAPYPEILRELRLALQECGRKLATHIRAHRRAAEEEKKKSYIEKYIPHIGIALREILALSENEEREVVTTLVDVLERSRSKER; this comes from the coding sequence ATGGCCGAGCGCCAGCGTGAAATTTCGATATCGGAATTTTTCAGCAAGAACCGGCACCTGCTGGGATTCGACAACCCGCAGAAGGCGCTGCTGACCGCCGTCAAGGAGGCCGTGGACAACTCGCTCGACGCCTGCGAGGAAGCGGGCTTCCTCCCCTCGATCCGCATCGCCATCCGGCAGGTCGGAGAGGACCGCTTCCGCGTGTCGGTGGAGGACAACGGGCCCGGGATCGTCAAGGCGCAGATCCCGAAGATCTTCGGCAAGCTCCTGTACGGATCGAAGTTTCACACTCTCAAGCAGGCGCGGGGGCAGCAGGGGATCGGCATTTCGGCGGCCGGAATGTACGGGCTGCTCACCACCGGGAAATCGATCGTCATCACCTCCCGCACCGGCGCGGGCAAGCCCGCCCACTACTACGAGATCCAGATCGACACCCGGAAGAACACGCCCCAGATCATCACCGACCGGATCATCGACTGGGAGCCCCCGCACGGGACCCGGGTGGAAATCGAGCTGATCGGGACCTACAAGAAAGGGCGGCACTCGGTCGAGGACTACGTGCGCCAGACGGCCATCGCCAACCCCCACTGCGAAATCTTCTACACCCCCCCCGACGCGGACGAACCGATGCACCTGGTCCGGGGCTCGGACCTGCTGCCGCCGGAGCCGCGCGAAATCAGGCCCCACCCCTACGGGGTGGAACTCGGCGTGCTCATCCGGATGATGAAGGAAACCTCCGCCCGCCAGCTGGGCGCCGCCCTGCAGAAGGATTTTTCGCGCGTGAGCGCCAAAATCGCGGCGGAGATCTGCAAGGCGGCCGGGCTGCGGCCCAGCGCCAACCCCCACACCCTCCAGGGGCAGGAGACCGAGCGGCTCTACAAGGCGATCAACGGGGTGAAGATCATGAGCCCGGCGACCAACTGCCTCTCCCCCATCGGGGAGGAGCAGATCCTGGCGGGCCTCCGGAAGGAGATCGACGCCGACTTCTTCACCGCCATCACGCGCGCGCCGGCGGTCTACCGGGGCAACCCCTTCCAGATCGAGGTCGGGCTCGCCTACGGCGGGCGCCTCCCGGGGGACGAGCTGGTGGACCTGCTTCGCTTCGCCAACCGCGTCCCCCTGCAATACCAGCAGTCGGCCTGCGCCATCACCAAGGCCGTCCTCGGCATCGACTGGCGCAGCTACGGCCTGCCGCAGTCCAAGGGGGCGCTCCCGACGGGGCCCGTGGCGCTGTTCGTGCACATGGCTTCCGTCTGGGTCCCTTTCACTTCGGAGAGCAAGGAATCGGTGGCCCCCTATCCCGAAATCCTGCGCGAGCTGCGCCTGGCGCTGCAGGAATGCGGGCGGAAGCTCGCCACCCACATCCGCGCCCACCGGCGGGCGGCCGAAGAGGAAAAGAAGAAGTCGTACATCGAAAAATACATCCCGCATATCGGCATCGCCCTGCGGGAAATCCTGGCGCTCTCGGAGAACGAAGAGCGGGAGGTCGTCACCACCCTGGTCGACGTCCTCGAGCGGAGCCGTTCCAAGGAACGGTGA
- a CDS encoding DNA topoisomerase IV subunit A, which translates to MAKKSETGKKPASASGRQVLKAIVTSAEDIRRKVLARKKPTMKLPVRSLSNVRYQPERGFFEMKGQKKERTLTVNTVKTFAQTLRMVALSKELVENDDIATKREAYYVSKNWEEARFTEQPESDTVMDDVEAFFGVNREQLGFIPEEKGGDVAGRLVVIDRDRDTGQTLRIDCTRFGSGAYSIPISVEDLEFETQADFILAIETAGMFQRLVKHNYWKQANCVLVSMGGVPTRACRRFIRRLADFKRIPVYVFVDGDPYGITNIYRTLKVGSGNAAHLNEFFCVPQATFLGITPQDVLDYKLPTHPLKDVDIKRARDAIKNDPFIKHYRPWIKAMEQMLKMGVRAEQQALAKHGLNYVIDEYLPQKLSHPERFLP; encoded by the coding sequence ATGGCGAAGAAATCCGAAACCGGGAAGAAACCGGCATCGGCGTCGGGCAGGCAGGTCCTCAAGGCGATCGTAACCTCCGCGGAGGATATCCGCCGCAAGGTCCTGGCGCGCAAAAAACCGACCATGAAGCTCCCGGTCCGCTCCCTTTCGAACGTCCGCTACCAGCCCGAACGCGGATTCTTCGAAATGAAGGGGCAGAAGAAGGAACGGACGCTCACGGTGAACACCGTCAAGACCTTCGCCCAGACCCTGCGCATGGTGGCGCTCTCGAAGGAGCTGGTGGAAAACGACGACATCGCGACCAAGCGGGAGGCCTATTACGTCTCCAAGAACTGGGAGGAGGCGCGTTTTACCGAGCAGCCGGAATCGGACACCGTCATGGACGACGTCGAAGCCTTTTTCGGCGTCAACCGCGAGCAGCTCGGCTTCATCCCCGAGGAGAAGGGGGGGGACGTCGCCGGCCGCCTGGTCGTGATCGACCGCGACCGCGACACGGGGCAGACGCTGCGGATCGACTGCACCCGGTTCGGGTCGGGCGCCTACAGCATCCCCATTTCCGTGGAGGACCTCGAGTTCGAGACCCAGGCCGATTTCATCCTCGCCATCGAGACCGCGGGGATGTTCCAGCGCCTGGTGAAGCACAACTACTGGAAGCAGGCCAACTGCGTCCTGGTGAGCATGGGGGGGGTGCCCACGCGCGCCTGCCGCCGCTTCATCCGCCGCCTGGCCGACTTCAAGCGGATCCCGGTCTACGTCTTCGTCGACGGCGACCCCTACGGGATCACCAATATCTACCGCACCCTCAAGGTGGGGAGCGGCAACGCCGCGCACCTCAACGAGTTCTTCTGCGTTCCCCAGGCCACTTTCCTGGGGATCACGCCGCAGGACGTCCTCGACTACAAGCTCCCCACGCACCCGCTGAAGGACGTGGATATCAAGCGCGCCCGGGACGCCATCAAGAACGACCCCTTCATCAAACACTACCGGCCCTGGATCAAGGCGATGGAGCAGATGCTCAAGATGGGGGTGCGCGCCGAACAGCAGGCGCTGGCCAAGCACGGGCTCAACTACGTCATCGACGAGTACCTGCCCCAGAAGCTCAGCCACCCGGAACGTTTTCTGCCGTAG
- a CDS encoding P1 family peptidase gives MNQRVRSLTDIDGLRVGHHTCAGRPTGCTVILSDRPFTAGVDVRGGAPGSRELELLRPENSVGQIDAIFLAGGSAFGLEAAAGIMRGLEERGRGFAAGEIRVPIVCGAILFDLQLGDGGIRPDAAAGYAAMQSADTDPVGEGNVGAGAGATVGKMFGPGRAMRGGLGSWSIERPDGLKAGALAAVNSFGDVVDPGSGRILAGARTPDGRGLADSMEALRRGEEPPPPFAGNTLLAVVATNADLSKSGCTRVARMAQDALARCIRPAHMPWDGDTVFALATGTLGRTADAGTVGALAADALATAILRGVRAASSWGGCPSASDFGDSGDCPLQYR, from the coding sequence ATGAACCAGAGGGTTCGTTCGCTGACCGACATCGACGGCCTCAGGGTGGGGCACCACACCTGCGCCGGCCGTCCCACGGGCTGCACCGTCATCCTGTCGGACCGGCCGTTTACGGCCGGGGTCGATGTCAGGGGGGGCGCCCCCGGCAGCCGTGAGTTGGAGCTGCTGCGCCCCGAAAACAGCGTCGGGCAAATCGACGCGATCTTCCTGGCGGGGGGGAGCGCGTTCGGGCTCGAGGCGGCGGCCGGAATCATGCGCGGGCTCGAGGAACGGGGGCGCGGTTTCGCCGCCGGAGAGATCCGGGTCCCCATCGTCTGCGGCGCCATTCTCTTCGATCTCCAGCTGGGGGACGGCGGGATCCGCCCGGACGCCGCGGCGGGATACGCCGCCATGCAGTCAGCCGATACTGATCCGGTCGGGGAGGGGAATGTGGGCGCGGGCGCCGGCGCCACGGTGGGGAAGATGTTCGGCCCCGGCCGGGCCATGCGCGGGGGGCTCGGGTCGTGGTCGATCGAGCGCCCGGACGGGCTGAAGGCGGGCGCCCTGGCGGCCGTCAATTCCTTCGGGGATGTCGTCGACCCCGGCTCGGGCCGGATCCTCGCCGGGGCCCGGACGCCCGACGGCAGGGGACTGGCCGACAGCATGGAGGCGCTGCGCCGGGGGGAGGAGCCGCCTCCCCCCTTTGCCGGGAACACGCTGCTGGCGGTCGTCGCCACCAACGCGGACCTGTCCAAATCGGGCTGCACCCGCGTCGCCCGGATGGCCCAGGACGCCCTGGCGCGCTGCATCCGCCCCGCGCACATGCCCTGGGACGGGGACACCGTCTTCGCCCTCGCTACCGGGACCCTGGGGCGCACCGCCGATGCCGGCACTGTCGGAGCGCTGGCCGCCGACGCCCTGGCCACCGCGATCCTCCGCGGCGTGCGCGCCGCGAGCTCATGGGGCGGCTGTCCCAGCGCGAGCGATTTTGGGGACAGTGGTGACTGTCCCCTTCAATACCGGTAG